Genomic segment of Deltaproteobacteria bacterium:
GAGCTGTTCATGCTCCTTCTCTTCATACAGAAGGAGCGTTCCGTTCAGGAATCCCCACAATACCACGGCCAGCTCCATGGAATCCGGATGCTCGATGTCGCCCGCCTCCTTACCTCTGTCGATGACGCCCGATATGATCCGCAGACAGGCCCGTCCTTTTTCGAAGCATTCCAGGTACAATTCCTGGGAGATGCTCGAGGCCATATCACCGTGACGCCACAGGAAAAGGATTCGGAAGTGGAACGGATGTTCCAGATAGAAGCGGTAATAGGCCATTCCCATGTCTCTGAGTTGCGTTTCCCAGTCCGTGCCGTTTCGAGAGGCTTCGTCGAGCATGTTGTACAGGATCTCGAGACCCTCGAGGAAGATGGTTACGAAGAGATCGTGCTTACTGGGGAAGTAGAGGTACAAGGTACCCTTACTCAATTCGGCGGCTTCGGCGATCTGATCCATGGTGGCGGCCTGGAAGCCCCCCTGAAAGAAGATGTTTCGCGCTGCGTCGAGTATGGCTTGTCTCCGGGCTTCCTTCTCCCGTTCTTT
This window contains:
- a CDS encoding TetR/AcrR family transcriptional regulator; this encodes MGTQDRKEREKEARRQAILDAARNIFFQGGFQAATMDQIAEAAELSKGTLYLYFPSKHDLFVTIFLEGLEILYNMLDEASRNGTDWETQLRDMGMAYYRFYLEHPFHFRILFLWRHGDMASSISQELYLECFEKGRACLRIISGVIDRGKEAGDIEHPDSMELAVVLWGFLNGTLLLYEEKEHEQLIPSTLDRILAVSFHLIIDGLKRRTPCPASSAS